A stretch of DNA from Strigops habroptila isolate Jane chromosome 1, bStrHab1.2.pri, whole genome shotgun sequence:
AACATTTAAGAAACTTCCAAAGTTCTCTATGTCATACCAGAACGTTTCTCCCACAGTGTCACTAATACTCAATTCTGTACCTGGTATGTTCCACTGAAGAGTTTTTATCATCAATGACTGCAATAGCCACAAGTTTTCCtaaaataaggaataaaatacTTGAAACCATTTAAAGAGAAACACACATTCTCAGATGGATAATATTCCAACCCAGAAGATTAGACACTCTCCAGGGACGGGAATTAGTTTTAAGTATAAACCAACCTCAATGACAAATAGCGTCTTCTACCTGCCTAAGTGTGGTTTTCTTAAAGTTACTGAAACTAAATTAAGATGTGGCTTAATGCCATACCACATACATTCCATGTAATTTATGCAAAACCTAATCTGCTCTTAAATTGAAAGTCCTACTAATTTTTTGTGACTACTACAGGATTAGACATACTAATTTTTATGTTGTGAGGAAAGGACTAGCATAGGCTTTGGGTGAAGCCTATAGACAATATAACAGGTCTGaccaacaccaaaaaaaagacTGGCACTATCAACTCTAACTCCaagattaattaatttttgAGATTTAAAGAACACATTCTTAGTGCTTTGTAACTTTTCTAAGTGTTAAGTACAAGAGTTGCCAAAAAGCTTAGTGGGAGCAGCATCTCACCTGTATCTCCAAGTTCATACAGCGTGAAGCCATCTACATGAAGATAGCCTTGAAATCTTTCTCTATTTATCCAGGATGACAAATCACCATCTTCatactctaaaaaaaaaaaaaaaaaaggaataaaaggaatgcattaaaaaaaactccccagatttatttatttcagctatAGAGGCAAACACATTGTTGTTACACAAGGCCTCACATATTTCCGGAAATTCCTCTTTAGTTTTAAAACTTCTAAAGCTATTTTCAATTGTCGAACAAAAAGTATTACAGCAAAGCATGAAAAGCTGatctgatgatttttttttttcccaaatcaaGGATAAACAATACTATTTTACAAGATAACTGTTTGTCAAgtttcaaagcaaagagaaacaaaaatacagaaatatttttgagaatccttaaatgaaatacaaagaaatcaagaaaaattaGATGCATTAACAGCATTCTGAGTGTAAATTCAGAATCAGTTATACTGAAGGCTAGTTTCCAATGCCAGGTATTTTAACCTGTAATGAATCAAATTCTAGCACATACCACCAACACCACTGTAATTAGATCTTAATCACaagtaaaaaagagaaatgtatataaacatatatatattatgcatatatacacacacacaaatgcaaattaaataaataaatttgtgtTAAATCCTATTGTATAGAATGAATAAATCTATTGTAGAGAATGAATTATCAGTAACTTCAGGATAACAATTAACTGTCCTAAAATTGTAGCAAGTAATTCCTACCATAAAGCTTCTCATAGATCGGCATTCCATTCCTCCACTAtggggaagaaaaccaaaccaaaacagcagaGAAGGCCAGAGCATTGAAATGGATTTTGTTAAACCTTTTTCTTACAGTAAGCTCTTCATATTTCTGCCCAATCATAACAGTTGCACATATGACCTTATCCAGTCTCTTATACTGCATCTTCGTAACTTGCTTGATTCACAAACCACTGCTTACCATCATAAACAAAGTAAGTTCCATCTTTGAAGACCACAACAGCAGGCAATTCAGGCAATGTCACATACTGAAAGAGGTTAAACCATGGaagattaaaagatttttaaacaaaaaaaaaaaccaaaaaaatctttaaacatGGAAATGTAGTCCATGGGGGAAATCTCAAAgtacatttaaatgttttctgtctgcatttactaaaataaatttatcagCTTCTGCATATTAAAAAGTAACTCAACATAAACATTTTTGAGAGGTAGGTCTCACAAAGTTTAAACAAAGTGTGGCTTTTACTAGTATCTACAGcatgaagaatattttattgGTTGGACATGAACTTTAGATAGGAGATCATAACTTGAGGGTTTTATCAATCATGCCTGCTGTTACCAATTTGTGCTGTTGTCAGCATACCCGTCATATTGTTACTTCTACTAAATGGACAGTCGATATTGTAGAGTGAAATAGTAACACTGATTACATGTCCCACTAAATCTGGGATATGTCCAGTGGTTCAGAATGACAGGAATATAGGCACAGCTTCAGCAGACAGAGCTGCAAATAGCCTTAATTTAGGCAAACAGAACAATGAATGCCTGCAAAAGAGTAGTTAGGATGGTTAGCagcatactaaaaaaaaaacctctcagaAATACAACGTGTAGAAACTTTTCCCTtgaaatttaatctttttcagcTCATGTTTTCAGTAACTGCCAGAAGAGACATTCTGCATCTTTACTGCTTGCTACAATCCTAAGTTAAAATTCTAATAGCATTTGTGGTTAAGAAAGGACTGTATCATGAGCTTAGTTTTGATGATGATGTTGGCTGAACGGTCTAATTTTCTGATCTGTTTGGAAAACATATGAACAGTATCATGAGTGCTTTTCCAAATGACATGCCTTCTGTTATCATTCTGCATTATCTTTCTcggaaataaatgtaaaagcagTAGGTTTATAATGTAACAGCTCATATGAATGAGTGAAAAGGCAGTAATTCTAGATGACGCTTCATTCTCTTATTTGCCGAAAACATAGTTTAGCCTCCTCAAAGGGCAAAGCAGGAGGCTATGTACAGCTTATGGCTTGCAAAACATAGCTGAAGCTTGGAGCAAGGTTACCTAAGGCGACAAAACAAAGTCTAATAGTGAACACTGTCATGCAAAGCCTAATTACAACTAGCAACCGCTAATTTCCTAACATTTTTGCTTCTCTCCATAGGATATTGCATACCATCACAACTTCAGTTTAAGTGACATTTGTGGGAAACTACATTCGGTGGGAAAAACAGCTCAGTGCTTACACTACTGTGATCACAGAATCTCAGATTGTTCCAGCCTTTTACACTCTTTCCACCGAACCAGTGAACAGTACTTTTGTTGCTCAGCAGGGGCTGAAGTGCAAACAGCAACTGAGCTAGCTTTTGATACAAGGCTTCTGGAAATCTAACAATACAGTATTTATAATGAGGCCAGTTCCATTTATGATGTTGGAAAATGCATGtgcctaaaaaaaaatacattattctgGTTCTCACCCTGCTAATACCAAACTAATGTCAAAGTTATGCGTTACCAGGCCTGGAGTAGTTAGGCCACACTCGGAGATAACAATAAATCAAAAAGCCTCTCAACATGCCACATGAGAATTCTGTAGCCAGTAGAGTGGGTGATCAGTCAATCTCTGGGCAAACTAATGTTTTGCTCAGCTGTGTTATACACGGTGAAAATAACCTACCTTTTCACTTCTCTGATTATTAGGGTACCCATGGTACCCCATGCTGCAGACTCCCAAACTAGTTATAAAAGTGTTCTGTGAAAGAACTGGTAGGAGCAACAAGAGCTTTGCAttagctaaaaaaagaaaaaaaaaataatcaaagtaTCTACCTTCTTAAGCAGGTTGTACGGTCCACATTGAGTTCTGTGTATctacagtttattttcattaatattacCAAATAAGTAATTTGGTCAATACAAAGCAATGACAGACTGAAActtgttttgtaatttttccCAATATAGACTCAAAAATTAAACGTTTCTGTGTAATTAGTTTGAAATTTATCACAGGCAAATATATTGTGAAAAGCCAGTTCTGTGccaccaaaacagcaaaattagATGTGAGGAGAACTACTCCATTTCTGTGGAAATGGCGGAAACTGAGACAGCTTACCTCAGGCAGCACATCttctgaggcagaaaaaaagtatgtataAACTATTAGTTCTGAAGCAActtcaatgtatttttcctgcaagatacaaacaatattttttaatttctgaactTGTAGTATGCTTCAAACAGAAGTTTTGTGACATACCTCATCTTCAAAGAGTAGTTAGAAAATATGGTTATGACACAAGATTGTAAAAAcacttcaataaaaaaaaaaaattgtgcatATTACAAGCATGCACTTCAGTCTACTAGAAGACACTTTAAACTACATCTGTGAATAGTCGAAAGAAGTAACTTTATTCAGTCAAACTTCAAACCTTTAAAGGAGATTCACCACCAACATACACAAAAAGCACATGATgtctcttctgcacatggtcAAACATATGCTGGCTTGGAAGTGGCCTGATAAGAGGtctgagaggaaggaaaaagaaagaacaaaatcagtttctaaggtgcaaaacccaaacaaataagcCCCCCATGAAAAATACCAtacagggtttgtttttttttttttaaactagatttCCCAActtattatttcagtttgaaccaaaaaaaaaaaaaagtcccccaaaccaaaaatcacacacacccccaaagTTCTTATGCTTCCCAAATAGCACACTTAAATGTGAAATTAACATCTTAGTAAAAAATGCTGCTATGATGTAAACATGCAAGCCATTTACTGggcacagaatcacagattgtgttggaaaggaccttaagaatcatctagttgcaacccccctgccattggcagggacaccttccactagaccaggttgctcaaagccccatccaacctgcctTGAACACTTCAAGGGATGAGGAAGCCACAACTTGTCTGTGTTGCAGAGTCTCACCACTCTCACGGTAAAGAATTTCGTCTTTATGTCCAATCcgaatctaccctctttcagtttgaaaccatcgccccttgtcctgtcagtacAGGCCATGACAAAAAGTCTCTCtgcatctttcttataagccctcTTTATatactgaaaggccacaataaggtcttcATAGTCACaatttgagagaaaaaattCTAAGCACAGCAGGTAGAAAATGTGGTCTTAGAAATAAACAATCCTACAAAATTCTGGTAAATTATTAGAGATCATTGATATTCCTAAACTACagaattctgaaaaataattaatataatgTACCTATATAAGTGCTTCGTAATTATATttaagaatgaaagaaagaaaagtgattctttttttctcctgaagattACTGTCTATAACATATTAAGACCACAGGCTATtgtagggaaggaaaaaaaagccaacagaaatTGTTGTGAACAATTCTGTAAAAGCAATTTCCTTACACTGCCAATTGCTACAACTTTTCAGATACATAAGCATATACTAAACTGATATTTCTAAAGagaacttttcagttttaaacagaGTCATGACATCTATCTGTCAGCCAGCATTTAGGTCAGTATTCTTGTTTCTGGCTTCCATGAGTTCAATTTCTTCCTAGTTTCCACTGCTTTGAAAAGCCCTCAGTTCTTGCACTGTAAAGACGGGATTGGGACTAGCCAGTCTCTACTTACTTTCTCCATGCCACTCACCAACAACCTCACAAGAAACCACATGTATAACACATACTGGCTTTAACTTCATGTCCAtctcttgttctttttaaattacattcaaTTTTTGGCCTGGCTCAAAATCCTATGTTTTAAGTCACCAGATCCAATCTCAGAGAAGAGTATACTTACCCTGCCACTCTATTAGCAAATTCAATTATATCATCTTTGGTTCTAGGTCCCCTGTAGTTGTATGCCAAGTCACCTTTTAAGCTAGATAAAACAGGAAACACAAGAACAGAATTGAAATCAACCTAACTATATCTACACATGTAGAATTACTCAGTGTTCACATGTTTATTACAGTCATCCTTTAGAAAGCAATAAGCACAGTAATTTTTCACATAGATAAAAGAAGTGGtcagcaaaacacaaaactcaATGATGCAATACAACACAACTATGGAATAAAAACTTAATTACACAATATCTTATttactgacttttaaaaataattaacattcTTTTACGATTATTTTTTCTAGCGCACAGCAATCATTTACTTTGTAAACACACAGATCATTTGGAACACTGCTTGTGaccacacaaaaacaaaaccccacacccaaaccaaaccccaaacatttagCATTTATAGCGCTCAGGAATTAGGCCTTGTAAAAGACAAGCATAAAGACTTCTATaacgcttttttttttttttaataattgaaaaGTATCAAATGACCTATAAAACTTTCTGAATTTATGTATTAAATTAAGCTTTCATGAAGCGTAGGTCAGTTTATTGTACTCTGCTGACAGGGTATGTAGCACACTTGCATTATAAGAATATTCAAGTAAGTTTTACTAATTCTAACAAGCTTTCTTTGAATCCATGCAGGTTTAGGaaactcacaggaaaaaaagtaataataaaccAAATTTTCTACGCCTCTGTATGCCAACGAAGTTTTTCATCCTTAAATATTAACAAGCTaaacatctctgctgcttttttgaaaaaaacTAATTTGACAAgatttattatatattatgaATACTATTTGCTTAAACAACAATCTGCTAACAAACCCAACATGTTAATAGTAAAAAGTACTCAAAATTAAGTCTTTATTTAACGTGACCTTGTGCTGGAATATACGTGTTATAAGCAAGTACATATAGTATTATTATGGACTggtat
This window harbors:
- the TMX3 gene encoding protein disulfide-isomerase TMX3 isoform X4; its protein translation is MVAGGSHRRWLLWAAVVAHVVASGAGFVEDLNESFKESRKDDIWLVDFYAPWCGHCKKLEPVWNEVGIEMRNMGSPVKVGKMDATSFSSIASEFGVRGYPTIKLLKGDLAYNYRGPRTKDDIIEFANRVAGPLIRPLPSQHMFDHVQKRHHVLFVYVGGESPLKEKYIEVASELIVYTYFFSASEDVLPEYVTLPELPAVVVFKDGTYFVYDEYEDGDLSSWINRERFQGYLHVDGFTLYELGDTGKLVAIAVIDDKNSSVEHTRPLRICFKVLHLQIE